From the Lolium rigidum isolate FL_2022 chromosome 2, APGP_CSIRO_Lrig_0.1, whole genome shotgun sequence genome, one window contains:
- the LOC124692929 gene encoding myb family transcription factor PHL11-like, which produces MMFEGMERSHGGYGVGAGVVLSRDPKPRLRWTPDLHERFVEAVTKLGGPDKATPKSVLRLMGMKGLTLYHLKSHLQKYRMGKQSKKDTGFETSREAFAAHGISFASAVPPNVPSAGNNNMGETPLADALRYQIEVQRKLHEQLEVQKKLQMRIEAQGKYLQTILEKAQKNLSYDASGATNLETTRSQLTDFNLALSGFMDDATQACEQNSGDFAKAISEENHRTSNLGFQLYHGVQDGEDVKCTSDEDQLLLDLNIKGGYNHRLSSHGMRRGEVDLMVGQHRR; this is translated from the exons ATGATGTTCGAGGGGATGGAGCGGTCGCATGGGGGCTACGGCGTGGGCGCCGGGGTGGTGCTGTCGCGGGACCCCAAGCCCCGCCTGCGGTGGACGCCCGACCTGCACGAGCGCTTCGTCGAGGCCGTCACCAAGCTCGGCGGGCCAGACA AGGCGACGCCCAAGTCGGTGCTGAGACTGATGGGCATGAAAGGGCTCACGTTGTACCACCTAAAGAGCCATCTTCAG AAATACAGGATGGGAAAGCAGAGCAAGAAAGATACAGGCTTTGAGACCAGCAGAGAAG CGTTCGCTGCACACGGTATCAGTTTTGCCTCCGCAGTGCCTCCAAACGTTCCGTCTGCTGGAAACAACAATATGGG AGAAACACCACTCGCGGATGCACTAAGGTACCAAATCGAAGTCCAGAGGAAGCTGCATGAACAGCTTGAG GTTCAGAAGAAGCTGCAAATGCGCATCGAGGCCCAAGGAAAATACCTGCAAACGATACTAGAGAAGGCCCAAAAGAACCTCTCTTACGATGCGAGTGGAGCTACAAACCTAGAAACAACCAGATCTCAGCTCACAGACTTCAACCTAGCTCTCTCAGGGTTCATGGACGACGCGACGCAAGCGTGCGAACAGAACAGTGGAGACTTCGCAAAAGCCATATCTGAAGAAAACCATAGAACAAGCAATCTAGGCTTTCAGCTCTACCATGGAGTTCAGGACGGTGAGGATGTGAAATGCACCTCAGACGAGGATCAGCTCCTGCTAGATTTGAACATCAAAGGAGGATATAATCATCGTCTATCTTCCCATGGCATGCGGCGCGGTGAGGTCGATCTTATGGTCGGGCAGCACAGAAGGTAA